The following proteins are encoded in a genomic region of Lachnospiraceae bacterium KM106-2:
- a CDS encoding phosphate regulon transcriptional regulatory protein PhoB yields MEYILIADDNQDITDILETYAKREGYETLVSSDGEEAYEQFLKYNPNVVLLDVMMPKLDGYEVCRRIRRKSNVPVILISARGEDFEKIMGLDIGADDYIVKPFSPSEVMARVRAVLRRFKTVQKSMNHDNELVIEDMKINLDEYSLYIGEEKIKLTKKEIETMWTLAGNPNKVFTRDNLLDSLWGYDYYGDSRTVDSHIKRLRAKLDQVPHPRWNIKTIWGMGYKFEIAND; encoded by the coding sequence ATGGAGTATATATTAATCGCAGATGATAATCAAGATATTACAGATATATTAGAAACATATGCAAAGCGAGAAGGGTATGAGACGCTAGTCAGTTCTGATGGCGAAGAAGCATATGAACAATTTTTAAAATATAATCCTAATGTGGTGCTGCTTGATGTAATGATGCCTAAGCTGGATGGATATGAGGTATGTCGTAGAATTCGTAGGAAATCCAATGTCCCTGTAATTTTGATCAGTGCAAGAGGAGAAGATTTTGAGAAAATTATGGGTTTAGATATTGGAGCAGACGATTACATAGTAAAACCGTTTAGCCCAAGTGAGGTAATGGCAAGAGTAAGAGCCGTACTTAGAAGATTCAAGACAGTGCAAAAAAGTATGAATCATGATAATGAATTAGTTATTGAAGATATGAAGATAAATTTAGATGAATATTCTCTTTATATTGGAGAGGAGAAAATCAAACTTACTAAGAAAGAGATTGAGACCATGTGGACTCTGGCAGGGAATCCGAATAAGGTTTTTACAAGAGATAATTTATTAGATAGTCTATGGGGATATGATTATTATGGTGATAGTCGTACAGTAGACTCTCATATTAAGCGACTTCGTGCTAAGTTAGATCAAGTACCTCACCCAAGATGGAATATTAAGACGATTTGGGGAATGGGATATAAATTCGAAATCGCAAATGACTAA